The following proteins are encoded in a genomic region of Brachypodium distachyon strain Bd21 chromosome 1, Brachypodium_distachyon_v3.0, whole genome shotgun sequence:
- the LOC100844957 gene encoding protein PELPK1 has product MGCKIVFVMALLLLSCSSMSSAARHLEEIVPKENQHPSYPTVPKPEVPAHPAVPELPKPEMLHPVVPEAPKEHQVPHSVVPEVPKEHEVPHPVVPELPKPELPPHLTVPELPKAELPHPASLPEVPHPVVPEVPKEHEVPHLAVPELPRPEMPRPAMPEVPKEPHVSHPVVPELPKPEEPKHELPPFPKAELPPKPEFHFPEPEAKP; this is encoded by the coding sequence ATGGGGTGCAAGATTGTCTTCGTtatggcgctgctgctgctctcatGTAGTTCCATGAGCAGCGCGGCACGCCACCTGGAGGAGATCGTGCCAAAGGAGAATCAGCACCCGTCATATCCCACCGTGCCAAAGCCTGAAGTCCCGGCGCATCCCGCCGTGCCCGAGCTGCCCAAGCCTGAAATGCTGCACCCAGTTGTGCCCGAGGCGCCTAAGGAGCACCAGGTGCCGCACTCCGTCGTGCCGGAGGTGCCAAAGGAGCATGAAGTGCCGCACCCCGTCGTTCCAGAGCTGCCGAAGCCCGAACTGCCGCCACACCTTACTGTGCCAGAGCTCCCCAAAGCTGAACTGCCACATCCTGCCTCCTTACCCGAGGTGCCACACCCTGTCGTGCCGGAGGTGCCAAAGGAGCACGAAGTACCCCATCTCGCCGTGCCGGAGCTGCCAAGGCCTGAAATGCCACGCCCTGCCATGCCGGAGGTGCCCAAGGAGCCCCATGTGTCGCACCCCGTCGTGCCAGAGTTGCCCAAGCCAGAGGAGCCAAAGCATGAACTGCCACCATTCCCGAAAGCCGAGCTGCCACCCAAGCCTGAATTCCACTTCCCGGAGCCGGAGGCCAAGCCATGA
- the LOC100845266 gene encoding protein PELPK1 yields MDAKSRVSSVFFLVVLLLSCSCMTRAARYLEEKVPKEEVPKMPELPHPVVPEVPKKPEESHPVVPELPKPELPHPVMPEVPKMPEVPHVSIPKVPKSEIPHLVVPEVPKAPEVPHPTVPEVPKMPEVPHLSTPEAPKVSEVPHPTMSGVPKMPELSHPVMPEVPKVSEVPHPAVPEVPKMPEVPHPAIPEMPKASELPHPEVPEAPKIREVPHPAVPELPKMPEMPHLTMPEVPKLPEVPHVSIPEIPHPAIPEVPKHELPPVPKVEVPPKPEGIPQYPKPEAKP; encoded by the coding sequence ATGGATGCCAAGAGCAGAGTGTCCTCGGTCTTCTTCCttgtggtgctgctgctctcaTGCAGTTGCATGACCAGGGCGGCACGTTACCTTGAGGAGAAAGTACCAAAGGAGGAGGTGCCCAAGATGCCCGAGCTGCCACATCCAGTTGTGCCGGAGGTGCCAAAAAAGCCAGAAGAGTCGCATCCCGTTGTTCCGGAGCTACCAAAACCCGAACTACCCCACCCAGTTATGCCGGAGGTGCCAAAGATGCCCGAAGTTCCCCATGTCTCGATTCCAAAAGTACCAAAGTCTGAAATCCCGCATCTGGTTGTGCCAGAGGTACCAAAGGCGCCTGAAGTGCCACACCCCACCGTGCCGGAGGTGCCTAAGATGCCCGAAGTGCCACACCTGAGTACACCAGAAGCACCAAAGGTGTCTGAAGTGCCACACCCTACCATGTCAGGGGTGCCAAAGATGCCCGAACTTTCCCATCCAGTCATGCCAGAGGTTCCAAAGGTGTCTGAAGTGCCACACCCTGCTGTGCCGGAGGTGCCGAAGATGCCAGAAGTGCCACACCCTGCTATACCAGAAATGCCGAAGGCATCTGAACTTCCACACCCCGAAGTGCCGGAGGCGCCAAAGATCCGCGAAGTTCCACATCCTGCCGTGCCAGAGCTGCCAAAGATGCCAGAAATGCCTCACCTCACTATGCCCGAGGTGCCAAAGCTGCCCGAAGTGCCTCACGTGTCTATACCTGAAATCCCGCACCCAGCCATACCGGAGGTGCCAAAGCACGAGCTGCCACCTGTCCCCAAAGTTGAGGTGCCACCGAAACCTGAGGGCATCCCGCAGTATCCGAAGCCAGAGGCCAAGCCATGA
- the LOC100829440 gene encoding GDSL esterase/lipase At1g28600: MSTVPFPSRLCGGLLVVMVALLLPVHSAAGKSSYTGVLSFGDSLADTGNALAHTGGGVGSQLPYGETFFGHPTGRASDGRIVLDFIVEELGMEYPTPYFAGKTAADFQHGVNFAYGGATALDPEFLRSRGLTPFVLLSLANQTAWFRQVLHLVRSVHAQRELMARSLVMVGEMGINDYLVAFFAKRTPSEVEPLVPHVIQAVRSLVNEVISAGAKTVVVRGMIPLGCQPQMLALFENTAGAEYNGKTGCLTRLNELARIHNRKLFRMVLELRLANLGRGVDIFYADQYGPVDSIVRTPRRYGFGEKPLVACCGGGGGKYNFGFSTFCGVEGATLCSDPSKYVSWDGIHMTDTANGRVAAAVLRSTGILRPKSLGVASA; encoded by the exons ATGTCGACGGTGCCGTTTCCGTCGCGACTTTGCGGCGGCCTTctggtggtgatggtggcgcttctgcttcctgtccactccgccgccggcaagtCGAGCTACACCGGCGTTTTAAGCTTCGGCGACTCGCTCGCCGACACCGGGAACGCCCTCGCCCACAcgggcggcggggtcggcaGCCAGCTGCCGTACGGCGAGACCTTCTTCGGCCATCCCACCGGCCGGGCCTCCGACGGCCGGATCGTCCTCGACTTCATCG TTGAGGAACTGGGGATGGAGTACCCGACGCCGTATTTCGCGGGCAAGACGGCGGCGGATTTCCAGCACGGCGTGAACTTCGCGTACGGCGGGGCGACGGCGCTGGACCCGGAGTTCTTGAGGAGCAGAGGGCTCACGCCGTTCGTGCTGCTCTCGCTGGCGAACCAGACCGCCTGGTTCAGACAAGTTCTACATCTTGTGCGATCAGTCCACG CGCAAAGGGAGCTGATGGCGAGGTCGCTGGTCATGGTGGGAGAGATGGGGATCAACGACTATCTCGTCGCCTTCTTCGCTAAGCGCACACCAAGCGAGGTCGAGCCCTTGGTGCCGCACGTCATCCAGGCCGTCCGTTCGCTCGTCAAT GAGGTGATCTCCGCGGGAGCAAAGACGGTGGTGGTCCGCGGGATGATACCGCTGGGATGCCAGCCGCAGATGCTAGCTCTCTTCGAGaacaccgccggcgccgagtaCAACGGTAAGACGGGTTGCCTGACGCGGCTGAACGAACTGGCCAGGATCCACAACCGCAAGCTGTTCCGCATGGTcctggagctccgcctcgcGAACCTCGGCAGGGGGGTCGACATCTTCTACGCGGACCAGTACGGCCCCGTCGACAGCATCGTCAGGACGCCCCGGAGGTACGGCTTCGGCGAGAAGCCGCTGGTGGCGTGCTGCGGCGGAGGGGGCGGCAAGTATAACTTCGGGTTCAGCACTTTCTGCGGCGTGGAAGGGGCGACGCTGTGCAGTGACCCGTCCAAGTATGTGTCGTGGGACGGGATACACATGACGGATACCGCCAATGGGAGGGTCGCCGCTGCCGTGCTCAGGTCCACCGGCATCTTGCGCCCCAAATCACTTGGTGTAGCATCCGCGTAA
- the LOC112269755 gene encoding putative pentatricopeptide repeat-containing protein At1g26500, with protein MSILLKWTPIKAEEALHHQMGPNSKPLRSTRPDAPSVTAAPSVTAATRSTTSMPLPLPPRLLFRRLLSTAVASTSPSLEAAAPGPTDPALLVRLCTILYQHQHAPDAALQRRLSALPIPAAPADLRELFLQATARFPLSWRPVHRLLAHLTAQHGFAHSPATAARFLDVLAKSSNFDLLHSTLLALPPGLLSAAALRAAIRGLAPAREVGKVSALLALFPEAQRSRVLEFITDVVCSVCKLPDVAEKVIKQAEHRHSIARNGRCCELLVVAYCRAGMFADACSVWNGMEKRGIEPGGAAYEEIVVTLFKNNRFADAMKVFDGMRKRGLSARGGGTCYHAVVSWLCKEGRTWCAFMVFAEMLKIGVEVDGEVLGDLVYGLLSRRRAREGYRVFHGVKEKDIALYHGLMKGLLRIKRAREATEVFREMVARGCEPNMHTYIMLLQGHLGKRGRKGRDPLVNFESIFVGGLVKAGRTLEATKFVERTMWGGVDVPRFDYNKFLHYFSNEEGVPMFEEVGRRLREVGLVDLGDILLIYGERMATRDRRREAMRGRLTEVQGYSCLSSSQESEARSL; from the coding sequence ATGTCTATTTTGTTAAAATGGACTCCCATCAAGGCCGAGGAGGCTTTGCACCATCAGATGGGCCCGAACTCCAAACCGTTGCGCAGCACTCGCCCTGATGCGCCTTCAGTCACCGCCGCCCCTTCAGTCACCGCCGCGACCCGCTCGACAACCTccatgccgctgccgctgccgccgcgcctcctcttccgccgcctcctctccaccgccgttgcgtctacctctccctctctggAAGCCGCAGCCCCGGGGCCCACCGACCCGGCGCTGCTCGTGCGCCTCTGCACGATCCTCTACCAGCACCAGCACGCCCCGGACGCCGccctgcagcgccgcctctCCGCCCTCCCCATCCCTGCCGCCCCCGCCGACCTCCGCGAGCTCTTCCTCCAGGCTACCGCACGGTTCCCTCTCTCCTGGCGCCCCGTTcaccgcctcctcgcgcaccTCACCGCGCAACACGGGTTCGCGCActcccccgccaccgccgcccgcttCCTCGATGTCCTCGCCAAGTCCAGCAACTTCGACCTGCTGCACTCCACGCTGCTCGCCCTCCCGCCCGGGCTCCTCTCCGCCGCGGccctccgcgccgccatccGCGGCCTCGCCCCCGCCCGCGAGGTCGGCAAGGTCTCcgccctcctcgccctcttccCCGAGGCACAACGCTCCCGCGTTCTCGAGTTCATCACCGACGTCGTTTGCTCCGTCTGCAAGCTCCCCGACGTGGCAGAGAAGGTGATCAAGCAAGCCGAGCACCGGCACAGCATTGCACGTAACGGCAGGTGCTGCGAGCTGCTGGTCGTCGCGTACTGCCGCGCGGGGATGTTCGCCGACGCGTGCAGTGTGTGGAACGGGATGGAGAAGCGCGGGATTGagccgggcggcgcggcttACGAGGAGATCGTGGTGACGCTGTTCAAGAACAATCGCTTCGCTGACGCCATGAAGGTGTTCGACGGAATGCGGAAGAGAGGGTTGTCGGCCCGCGGTGGCGGCACATGCTACCACGCGGTTGTTTCGTGGCTATGCAAGGAAGGACGGACCTGGTGCGCATTCATGGTGTTCGCTGAAATGTTGAAGATaggggtggaggtggacggGGAGGTGCTGGGCGATTTGGTGTATGGGCTCTtgtcgaggaggagggcgagggaAGGGTACAGGGTTTTTCATGGTGTCAAGGAGAAGGATATTGCACTGTACCATGGGTTGATGAAGGGGTTGCTGAGGATCAAGCGAGCTCGGGAGGCAACAGAAGTGTTCAGGGAGATGGTTGCTAGGGGGTGCGAGCCAAACATGCACACCTACATCATGTTGCTTCAGGGGCACTTGGGGAAGAGGGGCAGGAAGGGCAGGGATCCATTGGTAAATTTTGAGAGCATCTTCGTTGGTGGGTTGGTGAAGGCTGGGAGGACATTGGAGGCGACTAAGTTTGTGGAGAGGACGATGTGGGGTGGAGTGGATGTGCCGAGGTTTGACTATAATAAGTTCTTGCACTACTTCTCGAATGAGGAGGGAGTACCGATGTTTGAGGAAGTCGGAAGGAGGCTGAGGGAAGTGGGGCTGGTTGATCTTGGGGACATCCTTCTGATCTATGGTGAGCGGATGGCCACAAGAGATAGGAGGAGGGAAGCAATGAGAGGACGTTTGACAGAGGTTCAAGGTTATAGCTGCTTATCATCATCTCAGGAGTCAGAAGCTAGGAGCCTGTGA
- the LOC100830676 gene encoding disease resistance protein RPM1, translating into MEDAVVSAGGGAINVLLCKLGTVLIQEAQLLGGIRGELQYMKDELESMTAFLQDLAERENHRKQLKIWMKQVREVAYDVEDCVDEFTHHLGSSTSGSGLPEFVHRCIRFIQTARVRRQIAKQIQELKVRATSISDRNSRYGGNHIISEGNTFAAQPALSTVISLDVRTPALFPEITKLVGIEARQKNLVNWLVDESVEQLLVISISGFGGLGKTTLAMTTYQTASASFQCRAFVTVSQKFDVRTLIKDILRQIVQPVDQNDPAPAEDPLKGIEEWDVGQLASILRGHLEDKRYLIVLDDIWTISAWEGIRFALPNSTGSRIMVTTRIKTVVQACCLHQHDRAYEIEPLTGSESSELFFTRLFGNRDNCPTVLEEISEKILGKCGGIPLAIVSITGLLASMSVHSYDRWVKIYNSLGLELETSPWLEKLKKILELSYNDLPYHLKTCFLYLSTYPEDHKIRRKGLLRRWIAERFVTEKRGLSALDVAENYFNEFLNRSIVHPVEMSFDGKVKTFRVHDIMLEIIVSKSIEDNFITLIGEQHTLAPQEKIRRLSIHGGSNKNIATSKMLSHVRSLSIFADGEMLQFAWLKLLRILDLEGCGFVRNEDIKNICRLFQLEYLNLRNTYVTQLPVQIGNLKKLGSLDLRDTCIKHLPSDITNLPNLSNLLGGRRDYNYSGLYPISAFWGMHIPSKLGNLETLTTLAQIEITDSTSCYISELEKLSQLRKLGVMMFVDDDMNWMSLISAIAKLSSCLQSLLIWRPDGVMNLKILDTLSRPPMFLKSINFRGMLGQLPEWISSLVNLTELTLRATELESEEHLKVLMQLPSLLFLRLHHSAYTGRELTVSASQFPRLKLLAVHLGECRNLNLKFQEGAAPKLHRLELSLFEYASLGRPSGINFLPSLQEVLVHAHRDHNSEGMVRSLMDEASRNPNQPSVSFKAKQWKPTGSRTDPPIDHRGNPWF; encoded by the exons ATGGAGGACGCCGTGGTTAGTGCCGGTGGGGGTGCCATCAATGTACTGTTATGCAAGCTGGGCACGGTGCTCATCCAAGAAGCACAGCTCCTTGGGGGCATCCGTGGTGAGCTGCAATATATGAAGGATGAGCTGGAGAGCATGACAGCGTTTCTCCAGGACCTTGCCGAGAGGGAGAATCACAGGAAGCAGCTTAAGATTTGGATGAAACAGGTGCGGGAGGTTGCCTACGATGTTGAGGACTGTGTTGATGAGTTTACTCATCACCTTGGCAGCAGCACAAGTGGTTCTGGCCTTCCTGAGTTCGTACACCGATGCATCCGTTTCATACAAACTGCCAGGGTGCGGCGTCAGATTGCCAAACAAATCCAAGAACTGAAAGTGCGTGCTACAAGTATCAGTGACCGAAACTCAAG GTATGGTGGTAATCATATAATTTCTGAAGGAAACACATTTGCTGCACAACCTGCACTGTCGACTGTTATTTCTTTGGATGTTCGTACTCCAGCGCTCTTCCCAGAGATAACAAAACTTGTGGGCATTGAAGCGCGTCAGAAAAATCTTGTTAATTGGTTGGTGGATGAAAGTGTAGAACAATTACTGGTAATATCTATATCTGGCTTTGGTGGTTTGGGCAAGACAACTCTTGCTATGACAACATATCAAACAGCAAGTGCAAGCTTCCAATGTCGAGCTTTTGTAACTGTATCCCAGAAATTTGATGTCAGGACTCTCATAAAGGACATTCTTCGACAAATTGTTCAACCAGTAGATCAAAATGATCCAGCACCTGCAGAGGACCCACTCAAAGGCATTGAAGAATGGGATGTGGGACAACTTGCAAGCATACTAAGGGGGCATCTAGAAGATAAGAGGTATCTTATTGTTCTTGATGATATATGGACCATCTCAGCCTGGGAAGGTATTCGATTTGCTCTTCCTAACTCTACTGGAAGCAGAATAATGGTTACCACAAGAATTAAAACTGTAGTTCAAGCCTGCTGCCTCCATCAGCATGACAGAGCATATGAAATAGAACCACTCACAGGTAGTGAATCTAGCGAGTTATTTTTTACGAGACTATTCGGTAATAGGGATAACTGCCCAACTGTCTTGGAAGAGATCTCAGAAAAAATCTTGGGGAAATGCGGGGGTATACCCTTGGCCATAGTCAGCATTACAGGTCTTTTGGCTAGCATGTCCGTGCACAGTTATGATCGCTGGGTGAAGATCTATAACTCTCTTGGTTTGGAGTTGGAAACCAGCCCCTGGCTTGAAAAACTCAAGAAAATTCTTGAGCTTAGTTATAATGACCTTCCATACCATTTGAAAACTTGTTTCTTATATTTAAGCACTTACCCTGAGGATCATAAAATCAGAAGGAAAGGTTTATTGAGACGATGGATAGCAGAACGATTTGTGACTGAGAAGCGTGGATTAAGTGCCTTAGATGTGGCCGAAAATTATTTCAATGAATTCCTCAACAGGAGTATTGTTCATCCAGTTGAAATGAGCTTTGATGGGAAGGTCAAAACTTTTCGAGTTCATGATATAATGCTAGAGATCATTGTATCAAAATCAATTGAAGATAATTTCATCACTTTGATAGGTGAACAGCATACTTTAGCTCCACAAGAGAAGATTCGGCGGTTATCCATTCATGGTGGAAGTAACAAAAATATTGCCACTAGTAAAATGTTAAGCCATGTCCGATCATTGAGTATATTCGCTGATGGAGAAATGTTACAGTTTGCTTGGCTGAAACTTCTGAGAATATTGGACTTAGAAGGTTGTGGATTTGTCAGGAATGAGGATATCAAAAATATATGTAGACTGTTTCAGTTGGAATACCTCAATCTCAGAAATACATATGTCACTCAACTCCCTGTGCAAATTGGAAACCTAAAGAAATTGGGGTCACTGGATTTAAGGGACACATGCATAAAGCATTTGCCCTCTGACATTACCAATCTGCCAAATTTATCAAACCTACTTGGAGGGAGAAGAGACTATAACTACAGTGGTTTGTATCCTATTTCTGCATTTTGGGGAATGCACATCCCTAGCAAACTTGGCAATCTAGAAACACTTACGACCCTTGCACAAATAGAGATCACAGACTCTACTTCCTGTTACATATCTGAATTGGAAAAGCTTTCACAGTTGAGGAAGCTGGGAGTAATGATGTTTGTCGATGATGACATGAACTGGATGTCCTTGATCTCTGCCATTGCAAAGCTGAGCAGCTGCCTTCAGTCACTACTGATTTGGCGACCTGATGGAGTAATGAATTTGAAGATCCTTGATACACTATCCAGGCCACCAATGTTTCTAAAAAGCATAAACTTCCGTGGTATGTTGGGACAGCTACCAGAATGGATCAGTTCACTTGTGAATCTCACTGAGTTGACCCTTCGCGCCACTGAATTGGAATCTGAGGAGCACCTGAAAGTTCTCATGCAGTTGCCAAGCCTACTCTTCCTCAGGTTGCATCACAGTGCATACACCGGAAGGGAACTCACGGTCTCTGCATCACAGTTCCCGAGACTCAAACTGCTCGCCGTTCATCTCGGTGAATGCCGAAACTTGAACCTGAAGTTCCAGGAAGGTGCTGCACCTAAGCTCCATAGGCTCGAGCTATCTCTCTTTGAATATGCTTCCCTCGGGCGACCTTCAGGTATCAATTTTCTTCCAAGCCTCCAGGAGGTCTTGGTCCATGCTCATCGAGACCATAATTCAGAAGGTATGGTGCGTTCCTTGATGGATGAAGCTAGCAGGAACCCGAACCAACCCTCTGTCAGTTTCAAGGCAAAACAATGGAAGCCAACTGGCTCAAGGACAGATCCACCTATAGATCACAGGGGAAACCCCTGGTTTTGA